A genome region from Cryptococcus neoformans var. neoformans B-3501A chromosome 8, whole genome shotgun sequence includes the following:
- a CDS encoding hypothetical protein (Match to ESTs gb|CF190483.1|CF190483, gb|CF189873.1|CF189873; HMMPfam hit to IF-2B, Initiation factor 2 subunit family, score: 241.1, E(): 1.9e-69) codes for MVAAAPSNKEPLPDMMTSIRLDQSGRVEIIDQLLLPHSVVWMPVSTPEEAFDAIKTMRIRGAPAIASLAALTLRSYLSSSSSPVSSSSSSSDVISWVGQTIDYLQSSRPTAVNLGEAMDRIRAALKDSEAQNQTAGDIIQRVKKICGDVHDEDLERNMKMGRLGAEWLWKKRGGGKKGLKVMTVCNTGSLATSGYGTAIGVITALFQEDHLDTAYYAQTTPYHQGSRLTSLELTTLQIPACMICDTMLGSLFQHEDIDGVIVGADRVVKNGDTANKIGTYQAAVLAQRHNVPFMVVAPVTTIDLSLPTGAEIHIEHRPAAEATQVRGLDTETGKLSVVRITPEGVGEGDKPWQRVYNPSFDVTPAELISAVVTEKGVAERKEGEKSIDVASIC; via the exons ATGGTTGCCGCCGCTCCCTCCAACAAGGAGCCTTTGCCCGACATGATGACCTCCATCCGACTTGACCAGTCTGGCAGGGTCGAGATCATCGACcagctccttcttcc TCACTCTGTAGTGTGGATGCCCGTCTCTACTCCTGAAGAAGCATTCGACGCTATCAAGACCATGCGAATCCGAGGTGCTCCCGCTATCGCCTCTCTCGCCGCTCTTACTCTCCGATCTTATCTcagctcctcttcatctccagtCTCTTcgtccagctcctcctccgaCGTAATCTCATGGGTCGGCCAAACTATTGACTACCTCCAGTCATCCCGTCCTACTGCCGTCAACCTCGGTGAAGCTATGGACCGTATCCGAGCCGCTTTGAAGGATTCGGAAGCTCAGAACCAAACAGCAGGCGACATCATCCAGCgagtgaagaagatctGTGGAGATGTTCACGATGaggatttggagaggaACATGAAGATGGGCCGGTTGGGTGCTGAGTGgttgtggaagaagaggggcGGTGGCAAGAAAGGCTTGAAAGTTATGACAGTGTGTAACACTGGAAGTTTGGCCACGTCT GGTTACGGTACCGCTATTGGCGTCATTACCGCTCTCTTCCAAGAAGACCATCTTGACACTGCTTATTACGCCCAAACTACACCTTACCACCAGGGCTCTAGATTGACTTCTCTCGAGTTGACCACTCTCCAAATCCCTGCGTGCATGATCT GCGACACCATGCTTGGTTCTCTTTTCCAGCACGAAGACATTGACGGTGTCATTGTTGGTGCCGACCGAGTGGTCAAGAATGGTGACACCGCCAACAAGATTGGTACCTACCAAGCCGCCGTCCTTGCGCAGAGGCACAACGTTCCTTTTATGGTTGTCGCCCCCGTGACCACCATCGATCTCTCACTCCCCACCGGTGCCGA AATCCACATCGAACACCGCCCAGCTGCCGAGGCCACCCAAGTACGAGGTCTCGACACCGAAACTGGCAAGCTTTCTGTCGTTCGAATTACCCCTGAAGGTGTTGGAGAGGGTGACAAGCCTTGGCAGAGGGTTTACAACCCCAGTTTCGACGTTACCCCCGCTGAGCTTATCA GCGCTGTTGTGACTGAAAAAGGTGTTgctgagaggaaggagggcgaAAAGAGCATTGACGTTGCTTCCATCTGTTAG